Genomic segment of Pochonia chlamydosporia 170 chromosome 1, whole genome shotgun sequence:
CTCAAACTTGTCGTCTCAGCCATTTCAAGACTGGCTTAATGGGAAATCCCATACGGGCCAAATACGTATTGCCAAGAATCCAAGTACCAGCCCATGCACCGGGTGGTGACTAGATCAATGAGTACTCATTCTGGCTCCGGAAAAAGGCACACCGACTCGACGCATCCGGGTCTCGCCTTGAATCAACAGTTagctgctcaacattgagaaTCTGGTAAGAAAATGGTTTGTACTGTGGCCACACAGGTTTCAAAAAAGTCGTGAATGCATTAGGATCTAATGTGGTGATGAAAGAGACGTAGTAATCCTTCAGCTGGCGTGCCAGGAATAGGTTCCCTGATGTGGCCGATGGTTGCAAAGTAAAACTGGCAGCGGAACCATGTGCCTCGTTACCGGCGGCAAATCTCATTTTCCATGCGGGTGTGCCATAGTTAGAAACTCCCTCTGCCATATAATAGGAGGGGCAGTTGATCACGGCATCACCAAAGATACCTGCACGTTGGTAGAAGGGCACATTCAGAAGTGTTTGAGGCACTAGTGCTGCGTACAAGGCAAGGATAGGGTCCAGGAATAGTTGGAAATCGGTCTTAGGGTAGAGATTCATTAGATTTGAAAAATAAGAACTCGCTGGATCGACATTTGGCCAAAAAGCTTTGACATCGGGGAGGACCTGGTCGtccttgttgatggagaaatTGGTAAAGGCGAAcccttggtgatggcttgcgTCAGAATACGGATATTTCCTGCTCCTAAAGCCAATTCGTAGCTCAAGACTTACCTTCGTACGCTTCTCGGTCGCAAATTATAGGTATTTTCGAGAAGTGGCCTACTTTAAACGCCGTTGAGGGAAGATCCCGAATGATATTCCCATCAACCACGGGGCCGAAGTAGGGATCGCCATACCCATATCGCCCAGCAGCATAACCAAGAGCATATATTTCTTGAGAAGCGTTTGCGAGGTTTGCGGCTGGCAAGGCTCGTAGACACTTGAGGCTGGAGCAGCCCGTCAATGTAAGAAGATCATGATATGCGGCTGCTTGAGTTTCGGAATTATGGAATGGAACAAATCCGGGGTACTCTAGAACTAATGTCAGACATACTTTGGACCCTTCTCTTTGTTGTGTGTGGTGGGAAATGAGATCTCATACCTGA
This window contains:
- a CDS encoding carboxylesterase, type B (similar to Metarhizium robertsii ARSEF 23 XP_007824264.2), with protein sequence MAISDGALFMVLANVILTLAAPRASPIVDLKYARYQGIANATLGTTSYYSIPFAEPPTQNLRWQPPAPIENSSVYKGNPLQDATIPGVACIQTTPQWGVQLLADLQDGKIGSPLARAAFGTSSLNQTQSEDCLRLDIVVPNRPKSQKLPVVVMIHGGAYVSGSSLTADGNAFVSESNGAVISVSIQYRLGPYGFLASKEIKQDGTANAGLLDQRLALDWVQRHISTFGGDPTKVTIWGGSAGGGSVGLQMMLYGGVANPPFRGGISEYPGFVPFHNSETQAAAYHDLLTLTGCSSLKCLRALPAANLANASQEIYALGYAAGRYGYGDPYFGPVVDGNIIRDLPSTAFKVGHFSKIPIICDREAYEGFAFTNFSINKDDQVLPDVKAFWPNVDPASSYFSNLMNLYPKTDFQLFLDPILALYAALVPQTLLNVPFYQRAGIFGDAVINCPSYYMAEGVSNYGTPAWKMRFAAGNEAHGSAASFTLQPSATSGNLFLARQLKDYYVSFITTLDPNAFTTFLKPVWPQYKPFSYQILNVEQLTVDSRRDPDASSRCAFFRSQNEYSLI